The genomic window GAAGTCGAACGAGCCGGCCGCGAGCACCCCGCCGAACGTGAAGACCCCGGCGAGCCCGTCCCGGTAGACCGCGGAGGAGAGTAGGAAGAACACGGTGGCCCGGGACACCCGCCACAGCCCGGCGACCGTGGCGAAGAGCTCCCGGTAGGGGCCGATGATCCCGCGCCGCCGCGTGGCGGGCGGGGACACCGGGACGTCGGGGCCCGCGAGCCCGCCCAGCGTGGGAGTCGCGGCGGGGGAGGGGCCGTGCACGGCGCCGTCGTGCGCCCGGAACGGCATGGAGCGGGCCGCGAGGCTCATGGGCAGGCAGAGGACCAGGATCCAGGCGGCGCTGAACAGGGCCACGGCGCGGTAGTTCAGGGCGTCGTCCGTGGGGATGCCCAGGAAGCCGGGCGTCACGAAGCCGAACAGCACGAACGCGAGCGCGAAGATCCCACCCACGTAGCCCGCGCCCCAGCCCCACCCGGAGACCTTGCCCATGCGCGCGGGTCCGGCCAGGGCGGGCAGCATGGCGTTGTAGCTCACGGTGGCGAACTCCTGCGCCACGCTGCCGGCGGCCACCAGGCCCACGCCCAGGTAGAGGTAGCCGGGCTCTGGGCGGGCGAAGAAGCACAGTGCCGTGCACGCGACGAGCACCGCGGTGTTGACCGTGAGGAACGAGGCCCGGGAGCGGGGGGTGTCGCTGCGCTGGCCCACGATCGGGGCGGTCAGTGCGATGGCGAAACCGGCCACGGTCATGGCCACGCTCAGCACGGTGGAGGTGTACTCCGCGGAGCCGAACGCCGAGCTGGTGAGGTACACCGTGAAGACGAACGTGAGCATCACGGAGTTGTACGCGGAGGTGCCCGTGTCCCACAGGCACCACATCAGCACCCGGGCGCGCGAGCCGCCCTCGGGGGAGGGGTCCGTGCTGCGTGGGGGGCGTGCTAACGCGTGCGCGTGCTGACCGGTCATGGGGTTCACCCTACGGTGCGGCGCCGGTCACACGGTCCGGGAGTCGGCGCGGTGCAGTGTGGTGCGGGGCTCCCGCGGGGCCGTCCTGTCGGGGACGCGTCAACAGTCCGTTTTGTTACGATGGGGTCTCGTCAGTCCACGACTTCCCCTCGACTGCCACTGTGCCCTTCCCGGGGGTGCGCGTGAGTGCTCTGCGGCCCGAAAGGTAGGGTTCCATGATCCCGGTGCTGCTCCTCCACGGGCTGATGGCCCTGTGCGCACCGTCGATCCTCAAGCGCACCGGACGCTCCGGCTTCTACGTCGTGGCCCTGGCCCCGCTCGCGGGCTTCGCATGGCTGCTCTCGCAGACGGCACGCGTGTACGGACCCGAGGACGGGTGGTCCACCTCCTTCGGCTGGATCCCCCAGCTGGGGATCAGCCTGGCGTTCCGCATGGACGCGCTCGCGTACATGATGTGCGTGCTGGTGCTCGGGGTGGGGGCCCTGGTGCTGGCCTACTGCGCGCGCTACTTCAAGGCGGACGCGCAGGACATCGGATCCTTCGCGGCCCAGCTGGTGGCGTTCGCCGGCGCGATGTTCGGCCTGGTCACGGCGGACGACCTCATGGTGCTGTTCGTGTTCTGGGAGATCACCTCGGTGCTCTCCTTCCTGCTGATCTCGTACTCGCGCACCAAGCTGGCAGCGCGCCGGGCCGCGCTGCAGGCCCTGATCATCACCACCGCGGGCGGACTGGCCATGCTCGTGGGCCTGGTGATGCTCGGCACCGCGGCCGGCACGTTCCGGATCTCCGGGGTGCTCGCCGCGGCCCCCCAGCTGATGGGCTCTACCCCGGTGGACGTGGCCGTGGTGCTCGTCCTGGCCGGGGTGGTCACCAAGTCCGCGCTGTTCCCCACGCACTTTTGGCTGCCCGCGGCCATGGCGGCGCCCACCCCGGTCTCCGCCTACCTGCACGCGGCGGCCATGGTCAAGGCCGGGATCTACCTGGTGGCGCGGCTGGCTCCGGGCTTCGCCGAGACGCAGTTCTGGCTGCCCGTGACGCTCACCCTGGGCCTCGGCACCATGGTCTTCGGCGGCTGGGTGGCGCTGCGCCAGTACGACCTCAAACTGATCCTCGCCTACGGCACCGTGAGCCAGCTCGGCTTCATCACCGCCGTGGTGGCCTTCGGCACCGCGGACACGGCCATGGCCGGGATGGGCATGGTCATGGCCCACGGGCTGTTCAAGGCCACGCTGTTCCTCAGCGTGGGCGTGATCGACCACCAGGCGGGCACCCGCGACATCCGCCGGCTCTCCGGGGTGGGGCGCATGGCGCCCAAGCTGTTCGTGGTCTCCGTGATCGGTGCGGCCTCCATGGCGGGCATCCCCCCGCTGCTGGGCTTCGTGGCCAAGGAGGCCGTGCTCACGGCCTTCTTCGAGGAGGTCTCCGAACCCGTGGGCCTGATCGCGCTGGTCTGCGCGGTGCTGGGCTCGGTGCTCACCGTGGCCTACAGCGCGCGCTTCCTGTGGGGCGGCTTCGCCCGCAAGTCGGCCGAGTTCTCGGATCTCGACGCCGCCCCGGACGGCCAGTCGGTGATCAGCGAGTTCACCCCGGCGTCCTGGGCCTTCCTCATGGCACCCATCGTGCTGGCCGTGGCCACCGTGGTGCTCGGCGTGCTCCCGGCACCCCTCGAGGCCGGGATCGCCCCCTACCAGCGGCTGTTCCCGCACGCGGACGAGTCCCACGTGCACCTCGAGCTGTGGCACGGGCTGACCCCGGCGCTCGGGATCTCCGCGGGCATCATCGCCGCGGGCCTCGCACTGCACGCCCTGCGCGGACCCGTGGCCCGCTTCCAGCGCCGCCTCCCCGAGCTGCCCACCGGCGACTACGTGTACCGCCGGATCATCAACGTGCTGGACATCGTGGCCGTGTGGCTCACCGGGCGCACCCAGCGTGGTTCGCTGATGTTCTACCTCTCCGTGATCCTCGTGACGGCCATCGTGGTGCCGCTCGTGGCGCTGTTCTGGTTCGAGACCCCGCCGCTGGCCGGCTTCCGGCTGGCGGACTCGCCCGCGCAGGTGGTCACCGGGATCGCCATGGTGGTGGCCGCGCTGCTCGTGCTCACCGCGGGCAAACGGTTCCTGGCCGTGCTGCTGGTGTCCGTGACCGGATACGGGCTGGCACTGACCTTCGCGCTGCACGGCGCCCCGGACCTCGCCCTCACGCAGATGCTCGTGGAGACCATCTCCCTCGTGGCCTTCGTGCTGGCGCTGCGCTCCCTGCCCGGGCCCCTCTGGAACCGGCGCCGTGCCGGGCGCCGGGTGCTCCGCGCGGTGTTCGCGGTGGTGTTCGGGCTGTTCATGACGGCGCTCGCGGTGTTCTCCATCTCCTCGCGCAGCGCCGAGCGGATCTCCCTGGACATGCCGTCCATGGCATACGAACTGGGCCACGGCCAGAACGTGGTCAATGTGATCCTCGTGGACATCCGCGCGTGGGACACCATGGGCGAGATCTCCGTGCTCACCGTGGCCGCCACGGGCATCGCATCCCTGATCTTCGTCAAGGGCCGCGGGGACCGGCTGCGCAGCGAGCGCCACCAGCTGGACACCCGCCGCCTCCGGGCGCTGCGCGGCGCGGACTCGGCGGCGCACTCCCAGCAGGGCGTGACCCGGGAGATCGAGGTGGCCCGGCGGTTCTCCTCACGCCCGGACGCGGACCCGTTCCTGCTCGCCGGGCGCACCCTGGCCCCGGAGCGCCGCTC from Kocuria rhizophila DC2201 includes these protein-coding regions:
- a CDS encoding MFS transporter, with translation MTGQHAHALARPPRSTDPSPEGGSRARVLMWCLWDTGTSAYNSVMLTFVFTVYLTSSAFGSAEYTSTVLSVAMTVAGFAIALTAPIVGQRSDTPRSRASFLTVNTAVLVACTALCFFARPEPGYLYLGVGLVAAGSVAQEFATVSYNAMLPALAGPARMGKVSGWGWGAGYVGGIFALAFVLFGFVTPGFLGIPTDDALNYRAVALFSAAWILVLCLPMSLAARSMPFRAHDGAVHGPSPAATPTLGGLAGPDVPVSPPATRRRGIIGPYRELFATVAGLWRVSRATVFFLLSSAVYRDGLAGVFTFGGVLAAGSFDFSLTEVILFAVAANLIAALGAFVGGSLDDALGPRRVIVGSLVGVMAAGVVLLFWHGKPAFWVCGLALCLFVGPAQAASRTYLGRLIPPGRDGEIYGLYATTGRAVSFMAPGLFGIFVSLLGAQIYGILGILVVVAVGLALLLLTPRPPEGFTTAQV
- a CDS encoding Na+/H+ antiporter subunit A, whose product is MIPVLLLHGLMALCAPSILKRTGRSGFYVVALAPLAGFAWLLSQTARVYGPEDGWSTSFGWIPQLGISLAFRMDALAYMMCVLVLGVGALVLAYCARYFKADAQDIGSFAAQLVAFAGAMFGLVTADDLMVLFVFWEITSVLSFLLISYSRTKLAARRAALQALIITTAGGLAMLVGLVMLGTAAGTFRISGVLAAAPQLMGSTPVDVAVVLVLAGVVTKSALFPTHFWLPAAMAAPTPVSAYLHAAAMVKAGIYLVARLAPGFAETQFWLPVTLTLGLGTMVFGGWVALRQYDLKLILAYGTVSQLGFITAVVAFGTADTAMAGMGMVMAHGLFKATLFLSVGVIDHQAGTRDIRRLSGVGRMAPKLFVVSVIGAASMAGIPPLLGFVAKEAVLTAFFEEVSEPVGLIALVCAVLGSVLTVAYSARFLWGGFARKSAEFSDLDAAPDGQSVISEFTPASWAFLMAPIVLAVATVVLGVLPAPLEAGIAPYQRLFPHADESHVHLELWHGLTPALGISAGIIAAGLALHALRGPVARFQRRLPELPTGDYVYRRIINVLDIVAVWLTGRTQRGSLMFYLSVILVTAIVVPLVALFWFETPPLAGFRLADSPAQVVTGIAMVVAALLVLTAGKRFLAVLLVSVTGYGLALTFALHGAPDLALTQMLVETISLVAFVLALRSLPGPLWNRRRAGRRVLRAVFAVVFGLFMTALAVFSISSRSAERISLDMPSMAYELGHGQNVVNVILVDIRAWDTMGEISVLTVAATGIASLIFVKGRGDRLRSERHQLDTRRLRALRGADSAAHSQQGVTREIEVARRFSSRPDADPFLLAGRTLAPERRSIIFEVVARLLFHTFMLVSLYLLIAGHNDPGGGFAGGLMASLALALRYLAGGRYELERATLVNAGWMLGAGLALASFYALSPLFFGGAVMESYTFEWDMPLFGHVKFVTALVFDVGVYLIVVGLVLDILRSLGGRIDERIERAALEASTQRSGRGSRIRLTRKGSAMSATRSESPDLPAGSMASGDETSEVRP